Below is a genomic region from Caulobacter rhizosphaerae.
CGCCGCGGCGCGCCGCCTGGACGAAACGCCCCTCGGCGCTGTCGGCGCGGAAGTCGGCCGCCACCGTGGCCCGTCGCCCGTCGGCGAAGCGGAAGCCGGCCACGTCCAGCGCTGCGGCGCGGGCATGGGCGCTGGGCCGCTCGCCGGGCCGGCCGTAGATCGTGCGGCAGGCATAGGTTCCGTAGTGGTCCACCCGCGTCAGCCGGCTGTGCAGGATATCCCGCGCCGCCGGAGCCAGCACCTGGCGCTCCCACAAGGCGTAGTCCAGGGCCAGCGGACAGGTCATGACCGGCGCGGCGGGCGCCAGGCGGCCGACGGCTCGCACGGTGTTTCGTGTCGAGCAGAAGCCGGTCTCGCGCGTCTCGCTCTTCACGAACCGCACCCCGCCCTCGCGCAGGGCGGCGCGGCAGGCGGCCGGGTCGGCGCCGATCCGCGCCAGCTTGCCGGCCGTGGCCAGGCCGATCGGCTGATCCAGCGAGAACGGCTTCCACGGCAGGTCCTGCGGCGGCGCCAGGCGGTCGACCAGGGCGAAGACCAGCAGGCCGGCCAGCAGCAGGTCCAGCAGGAACCCGGCCGCGCCGGCCAGCGACCGGGCGTCGGGCGAGGGTTCGGGGATCGCCAGTTTCACGCTTCACCCAACGGCGGGGCGACCACGAAGTTCAGCCGCAAGGCTTGGCTTGTCGGGCGCGAACGGTCATTACCGCCGCGCTGGAGACCCTCATGACCCCCTCGAACAGCTGGCGCGGCCTGCTGAACGCCGAACTGGCCCCGCGCTTCGCCCTGCTGTGCCTGGGCATCTGGCTGAACGCCGCCGACACCCTGGTGACGGTGACGATCATGCCCAGCGTCGCGCGCGAGATCGGCGGCTGGCAGTATTTCGGCTGGTCGATCGCCGCCTTCCTGCTGGGCTCGATCCTGGCGGGGGCCTGCGCGGGCAAGCTGTCGATCCGCTTCGGCCTGCGACGCGCCACCGCCCTGGCCGGCGTGGTCTACGCGCTCGGCTGCGCCATGGGGGCCCTGGCGCCGGAGTTCCTGACCTTCGTGGCCGGACGGCTGGTCCAGGGCCTGGGCGCGGGGGCGATCGTGTCGCTGTGCTATGTGGCGATCAGCGCCATGTTTCCCGAAAGCCTGTGGCCGCGCGTCTATGGCGCGATCGCCGGGGTCTGGGGCGCGGCCACCTTGCTGGGCCCGCTGTGCGGCGGGCTGTTCGCGCAGGCCGGCTTCTGGCGTGGAGCCTTCTGGTTCTTCGTGGTCCAGGCGGTGATCTTCGTCGGCGCGGTGCTGGTCATGGTTCCCGCCACCCCCAAGGCGCCGGAGGACGGGCGCATCCCCGGGCGGCAGCTGGCCCTGCTGACGGTGGGCGTGACCCTGATCGCCGCCGCGGGCGTCGTGCCCGGCGGACTGACGGCGGCGCTGTGCGCGGTGTTGGGGACCCTGGCCATGGCCGCCATGCTGGCGGTCAACGCCCGCACCAGCGACCGCCTGCTGCCCCGCGCGGCCGGCGACCTGGCCACGGCGACGGGGCTGGGCCTGGCGGTGATCTTCTTCTGCGAGGCCGCCACGGTGGGCTTCTCGGTCTATGGTCCCACCTTCATCCAGGTGCTGCACGGCGCCGACCCGCTGCTGAGCGGCTATGTGATCGGCGGCATCGCGGCGGGCTGGACCGCCTTGTCGTTCGTCGTCGCCGGGCTGAAGCCCGGGCACGAGGGCCTGGCCATCCGCGTCGGCGCCGTGGTCATCGCGGCCGGTGTGGCGTGGGGCGCCTATGAGATGGTGCACGGCGGCCTGGTCGGGATCACCTTGTCGATGGTGCTGCTGGGCAGCGGCTTCGGCGTCTGCTGGGCGTTCCTGGCCAAGCGCGTGATCGGCGGCGCCCCGCCCGAGGAACAGCCCCTGGCCTCGGCCGCCGTGCCCACCACCCAGCTGATCGGCGGTGCCACCGGCGCGGCCGCGGCGGGGGCCCTGGCCAACGCCCTGGGCTTCGCGCACGGCGTCGAGCCCGCCAACGGCCTGACGCACGGGCTGTGGCTGTTCTGCGCCTTTGTGCCACTAGCGCTTGTCGGCCTGGCGGCGGCTTGGCGGCTGGGGCGGGAGTAGAGACGCCTTCGCCCTCAACTCGCGAGAATGGCGGCGACGATCGCGAAGACCGCGACGAGACCGCCGCCTCCGACGAAATGGATCCCGAAATAAAGCGCGATCCAGGGCGCCGCCTGGAAGAAGCTGAACGCGCCCGCTCGCATGAGCGCGGATGCGTCGGCGCCGTCGGTCACCTTGGCCAGAGGGTTCATGCGCGTCAGGGTAGCACGAAGTCTCAACCGCTCAAGTTTCCGCCAGCGCCGCCGCTTCCACCAGCCGCACCACGTCGCTCATGATCTGCGTGATCCTGAAGTCCTTGGGCGTATAGATCCGCGCCACGCCCATCTGCTTGAGGATCAGGGCGTCGGCGTCGGGGATGATGCCGCCGACCACCACCGGGACATGGTCCAGGCCCTCGGCGCGCATCAGGCGGACGACGTCCTGCACCAGGTCCAGATGCGAGCCCGACAGGATCGACAAACCGACCACGTGAGCGCGGCCCTCCTTGGCGCGGCGGACGATCTCTTCCGGCGTCGAGCGGATGCCGTCATAGATCACCTGCATGCCGCAGGCCCGGGCCCGGGTGGCGATCTGCTCGGCGCCGTTGGAGTGGCCATCCAGGCCCGGCTTGCCGACCAGGTAGGTCAAGGTGCGGCCCAGCACCTGGGACACCCGTTCGACCTCGGCCTTCACCGCCTCGACATCCTCCGCCTCGCCGGTCGAGACGACCACCGCCACGCCGGTGGGGCCGCGATACTCGCCGAACACCGCGCGCAGGGCCCCGGCCCACTCGCCGGTGGTGACCCCGGCCTTGGCGGCGGAAATCGAGGGTTCCATAATATTGCGGCCATCGGCGGCCGCGGCCTTCAGGTCCACCAGGGCCGCTTCGGCGGCGACCGGGTCGCGGGCCGCGCGCCAGGCCTTCAGCCGCTCGACGACGCCGGCCTCCAGCAGGGGGTCGACCGTCTCGATCGCCTTGCCGGCGGCGGCCAGCGGCGAGGCCTCGCTGTCGGTCCACCGATTGACCCCGACCACGGTCAGAACACCGGTCTCGACCGCGCGCACCCGCTGGGCGTTGGAGGCCACCAGCTGCGCCTTCATGTAGTCGATGGCGCTGGAGGCCCCGCCCATCCCGTCGATCAGGGCCAGTTGCGCCAGCGCGCCCTTCGACAGCTCGGCGACCTTGGCCTCGACCACGTGGCTGCCGTCGAACAGGTCCTCGTATTCCAGCAGGTCGGTCTCGTAGGCCAGAACCTGCTGCAGGCGCAGCGACCATTGCTGGTCGAACGGACGCGGCAGGCCCAGCGCCTCGTTCCAGGCCGGCAGTTGCAGCGCCCGGCAGCGGGCGTCCTTGCTGAGGGTGACGGCCAGGGCCTCGATCAGGATACGGTAGACGTTGTTCTCGGGCTGCTGCTCGGTCAGGCCCAGGCTGTTGACCTGAACGCCGTAGCGGAAGCGGCGGGCCTTCGGATCCTGAACGCCGTAGCGCTCCAGCAGGATCTGGTCCCAAAGCCGCGTGAACGACCGCATCTTGCACAGCTCGGTGACGAACCGCACGCCGGCGTTGACGAAGAAGCTGATCCGCGAGGCGACGATCTCGAAGTCCTGCTCGGGCACTTGGCCGCCGGCCTTGACGGTGTCGAGCACGCTGATGGCGGTGGCCAGGGCGAAGGCCAGTTCCTGCTCCGGCGTCGCCCCCGCTTCCTGCAGGTGGTAGCTGCAGACGTTCATCGGGTTCCACCTGGGAACCTCGCGGTAGCACCAGGCGATCATGTCGCCGATCAGCCTCAGGCTGGGCTCCGGCGGAAAGATATAGGTGCCGCGGCTCAGATACTCCTTGATCAGGTCGTTCTGGGTGGTGCCCTGCAAGAGCTTGCGGTCGGCGCCCTGCTCGTCGGCCAGCGCCACGTACAGCGCCAGCAGCCAGGCCGCCGGGGCGTTGATGGTCATCGAGGTGTTGGACTGCTCCAGCGGGATCTGGTCGAACAGCGTCCGCATGTCGCCGAGGTGGGCGATCGGCACGCCGACCTTGCCGACCTCGCCCCGCGCCAGGACATGGTCGGCATCATAGCCGGTCTGGGTGGGCAGGTCGAAGGCGACGGACAGGCCCGTCTGGCCTCTGGCCAGGTTGGCCCGGTACAGGGCGTTGGATTTCTCGGCCGTGGAATGTCCCGCGTAGGTGCGGAAGATCCAGGGCGCATCGGGCGCGTGCTGGAACGGCTTGGAGGTCATCCTGCGCTTCCGTCCTGTCGTTCTTATTACCAACGATCATGAACCGGGGCTTGTTGCGGCGCAACATCGCAAAAGCGAACGAAGCGGCCGATCTCAGAACGGCCGCTTGCCCGTCACCACCTCGAACCACAACCGAAAGTCGCCCGCCAGGCTGTAGAGCGGATACTTGAAGGTGGCCGGGCGGTTCTTCTCGAACACGAAATGCCCGAGCCAGGCGAAGCCGTAGCCCACCAGCGGCGCGGCGACGAAGAACCGCCAATCGATCAGGAAACCACAGATCGCAGCCGCGATGACCAGGGTCGTGCCGACCACGTGCAGCCGCCGGCTGGTGCGGTTGAGGTGTTCGGTCAGGTAGAACGGATAGAACGCCGCGAAGGTGCGGTAGCGCCCTTCATTGTCTTCGGCGTTCCGGTCATGCGCGGCCATGGGCCGATGTTCCGCCCAACGGGGCGCGGTGGCAAGACTGTCGAGCTGGTCCTTAGGCCTGGCCGATTCTCTTCGCGCAAGCTGGTACCGTT
It encodes:
- a CDS encoding protein meaA, translating into MTSKPFQHAPDAPWIFRTYAGHSTAEKSNALYRANLARGQTGLSVAFDLPTQTGYDADHVLARGEVGKVGVPIAHLGDMRTLFDQIPLEQSNTSMTINAPAAWLLALYVALADEQGADRKLLQGTTQNDLIKEYLSRGTYIFPPEPSLRLIGDMIAWCYREVPRWNPMNVCSYHLQEAGATPEQELAFALATAISVLDTVKAGGQVPEQDFEIVASRISFFVNAGVRFVTELCKMRSFTRLWDQILLERYGVQDPKARRFRYGVQVNSLGLTEQQPENNVYRILIEALAVTLSKDARCRALQLPAWNEALGLPRPFDQQWSLRLQQVLAYETDLLEYEDLFDGSHVVEAKVAELSKGALAQLALIDGMGGASSAIDYMKAQLVASNAQRVRAVETGVLTVVGVNRWTDSEASPLAAAGKAIETVDPLLEAGVVERLKAWRAARDPVAAEAALVDLKAAAADGRNIMEPSISAAKAGVTTGEWAGALRAVFGEYRGPTGVAVVVSTGEAEDVEAVKAEVERVSQVLGRTLTYLVGKPGLDGHSNGAEQIATRARACGMQVIYDGIRSTPEEIVRRAKEGRAHVVGLSILSGSHLDLVQDVVRLMRAEGLDHVPVVVGGIIPDADALILKQMGVARIYTPKDFRITQIMSDVVRLVEAAALAET
- a CDS encoding extensin family protein, whose protein sequence is MKLAIPEPSPDARSLAGAAGFLLDLLLAGLLVFALVDRLAPPQDLPWKPFSLDQPIGLATAGKLARIGADPAACRAALREGGVRFVKSETRETGFCSTRNTVRAVGRLAPAAPVMTCPLALDYALWERQVLAPAARDILHSRLTRVDHYGTYACRTIYGRPGERPSAHARAAALDVAGFRFADGRRATVAADFRADSAEGRFVQAARRGACRVFGTVLGPDYNAAHRDHFHLEESGWNKCS
- a CDS encoding Mpo1-like protein, encoding MAAHDRNAEDNEGRYRTFAAFYPFYLTEHLNRTSRRLHVVGTTLVIAAAICGFLIDWRFFVAAPLVGYGFAWLGHFVFEKNRPATFKYPLYSLAGDFRLWFEVVTGKRPF
- a CDS encoding MFS transporter, whose amino-acid sequence is MTPSNSWRGLLNAELAPRFALLCLGIWLNAADTLVTVTIMPSVAREIGGWQYFGWSIAAFLLGSILAGACAGKLSIRFGLRRATALAGVVYALGCAMGALAPEFLTFVAGRLVQGLGAGAIVSLCYVAISAMFPESLWPRVYGAIAGVWGAATLLGPLCGGLFAQAGFWRGAFWFFVVQAVIFVGAVLVMVPATPKAPEDGRIPGRQLALLTVGVTLIAAAGVVPGGLTAALCAVLGTLAMAAMLAVNARTSDRLLPRAAGDLATATGLGLAVIFFCEAATVGFSVYGPTFIQVLHGADPLLSGYVIGGIAAGWTALSFVVAGLKPGHEGLAIRVGAVVIAAGVAWGAYEMVHGGLVGITLSMVLLGSGFGVCWAFLAKRVIGGAPPEEQPLASAAVPTTQLIGGATGAAAAGALANALGFAHGVEPANGLTHGLWLFCAFVPLALVGLAAAWRLGRE